A genomic window from Haladaptatus caseinilyticus includes:
- the ppsA gene encoding pyruvate, water dikinase: MVVLWLDEISADDLELVGGKGASLGELTGADLPVPPGFVVTAGTYRKFIEETGIADELFKAVDVDTEDSAALAEAESRAEELILGTEIPDDIRQGILDAYDDLDDGKAFVAVRSSATAEDLPDASFAGQQETFLNITRDDLVDRVKQCWASLFTQRAIYYRQEKGFDHEIVDIAVVVQRMVDAEKSGVMFTSHPSTGDKKIIIEAAWGLGEAVVSGSVSPDNYVVDRASNATEDVTIADKKIMHTKDAETGETVERDVSDDKRNARVLSENDIDRLVELGEEVESHYGTPQDVEWAIVGTDVFMLQSRPITTIDDNGSIESDTAEGVADGSGAIQTEKGSSREIIVNGLGASPGIASGPARIVTKLDQLDKVGDGDIIVTEMTTPDMVPAMKRAAGIITDEGGMTSHAAIVSRELGVPAVVGSSNATERLEDGQVVTLDGDKGTVREGKPEKEQGQEREPIEDARPKTPVKPMTATEVKVNVSIPEAAERAAATGADGVGLLRMEHMILSTNKTPAKYIEDHGVDAYVEEIVEGIRGVAEEFYPRPVRVRTLDAPTDEFRQLQGGDNEPKEHNPMLGWRGIRRSLDKPDVFQHELDAFRELYEMGYDNVELMLPLVNDAEDVLRAKGLMAESGIDPDKRTWGVMIETPASALQIDEMANAGIDFASFGTNDLTQYTLAVDRNNENVAGRFDELHPAVLELIGQTIDCCRDHDINTSICGQAGSKPEMVRFLVNRGVSSISANIDAVRDVQHEVKRVEQKLMLDSVR, from the coding sequence ATGGTTGTACTCTGGCTGGATGAAATCAGTGCAGACGACCTCGAACTGGTCGGTGGCAAAGGTGCGTCGCTCGGTGAGCTTACCGGGGCGGACCTGCCTGTCCCGCCGGGATTCGTCGTGACTGCCGGGACCTACCGGAAGTTCATCGAGGAGACCGGCATCGCGGACGAGTTGTTCAAGGCTGTCGATGTCGATACCGAGGATTCTGCAGCACTGGCAGAAGCGGAATCGCGAGCGGAAGAACTCATTCTCGGAACGGAGATTCCCGACGACATCCGACAGGGAATCCTCGATGCATACGACGATCTCGACGACGGAAAGGCGTTCGTTGCCGTTCGTTCCTCCGCGACGGCCGAAGACCTTCCCGACGCGTCGTTCGCTGGGCAGCAGGAAACGTTTCTCAACATTACTCGCGACGACCTCGTCGATCGCGTGAAACAGTGTTGGGCGTCGCTGTTCACCCAGCGGGCGATCTACTATCGGCAGGAGAAAGGGTTCGACCACGAAATCGTGGATATCGCGGTCGTGGTGCAGCGCATGGTGGACGCCGAAAAGAGTGGCGTCATGTTCACGAGCCATCCCTCGACCGGCGATAAGAAAATCATCATCGAGGCCGCATGGGGACTCGGTGAAGCCGTCGTGTCGGGGTCTGTTTCCCCGGACAACTACGTCGTCGACCGCGCGTCGAACGCGACGGAGGACGTCACGATCGCCGACAAGAAGATAATGCACACGAAGGACGCGGAGACCGGCGAAACGGTCGAACGCGACGTTTCCGACGACAAACGGAACGCACGTGTGCTCTCGGAGAACGACATCGACCGACTCGTGGAACTCGGTGAGGAAGTCGAGTCCCACTACGGTACCCCACAGGACGTCGAATGGGCGATCGTCGGTACCGACGTTTTCATGCTGCAATCGCGTCCCATCACGACCATCGACGACAACGGATCCATCGAATCGGATACCGCCGAGGGTGTTGCCGACGGAAGCGGCGCGATACAGACCGAGAAGGGCAGCAGCCGTGAAATCATCGTGAACGGACTGGGTGCAAGCCCTGGTATCGCAAGCGGCCCGGCACGAATCGTCACGAAACTCGACCAACTCGACAAGGTCGGCGACGGCGACATCATCGTCACGGAAATGACGACGCCCGACATGGTGCCCGCGATGAAACGCGCCGCAGGAATCATCACGGACGAAGGCGGGATGACCAGCCACGCCGCCATCGTCTCGCGGGAACTCGGTGTTCCCGCCGTCGTCGGTTCCAGCAACGCAACCGAGCGACTCGAAGACGGCCAAGTCGTCACGCTCGACGGCGACAAAGGGACAGTCCGCGAGGGCAAACCCGAGAAGGAACAAGGGCAAGAGCGCGAGCCTATCGAGGACGCTCGTCCGAAGACGCCCGTCAAACCGATGACGGCGACGGAAGTCAAAGTCAACGTCTCCATTCCGGAAGCCGCGGAACGCGCCGCCGCGACCGGTGCCGACGGTGTCGGCCTGCTCCGAATGGAGCACATGATCCTATCGACCAACAAGACGCCCGCGAAATACATCGAAGACCACGGCGTCGATGCCTACGTCGAGGAAATCGTGGAGGGCATCCGCGGCGTCGCGGAGGAGTTCTATCCGCGACCGGTTCGCGTCCGAACGCTCGACGCACCGACCGACGAGTTCCGCCAACTGCAAGGTGGCGATAACGAACCGAAGGAGCACAACCCGATGCTCGGATGGCGGGGCATCCGCAGAAGCCTCGACAAACCGGACGTGTTCCAGCACGAACTCGACGCCTTCCGCGAACTGTACGAGATGGGCTACGACAACGTCGAACTCATGCTCCCCCTCGTCAACGACGCGGAGGACGTGCTTCGTGCCAAGGGGTTGATGGCAGAGTCGGGAATCGACCCCGACAAACGCACGTGGGGTGTGATGATCGAGACTCCTGCCAGCGCGCTTCAAATCGACGAGATGGCTAACGCGGGCATCGACTTCGCCAGTTTCGGCACGAACGACCTCACCCAGTACACGCTCGCCGTTGACCGCAACAACGAGAACGTCGCGGGGCGATTCGACGAACTCCACCCCGCCGTTCTCGAACTCATCGGCCAGACCATCGACTGCTGTCGTGACCACGACATCAACACCAGCATCTGCGGCCAGGCCGGATCGAAACCGGAGATGGTTCGATTCCTGGTCAACCGCGGCGTCTCGTCCATTTCGGCGAACATCGACGCGGTACGTGACGTGCAACACGAAGTAAAGCGCGTCGAGCAAAAACTCATGCTCGATTCGGTTCGATAA
- the mfnA gene encoding tyrosine decarboxylase MfnA, with translation MQVAAPQSFRRVLSSMCTEPHPAARDAAERFLASNPGDPTTYPAVSALEDEAVGMLGEMTGLENPHGYIASGGTEANIQAVRSARNLATTDTPNVVAPKSAHFSFQKAADVLGVELRLAEVDANRRANPDSVTGMVDEDTVLVVGIAGTTEYGRVDPIPALADIAHDAGALLHVDAAWGGFVLPFTDYEWNFGHAEVDTMGIDPHKMGQAAVPAGGFLAREKRVLDALAVETPYLESTSQATLTGTRSGAGVASAWAAMDELWPAGYRKQYERSQANAEWIADAFESCGYDVVDPVLPLVAADVPRETVEALQSRGWRVSPTGSGELRIVCMPHVTRSMLESFADDLESI, from the coding sequence ATGCAGGTGGCTGCGCCCCAATCATTCCGCCGGGTCCTTTCCTCGATGTGTACCGAACCCCATCCGGCGGCACGTGACGCCGCGGAACGATTTCTGGCGTCGAATCCGGGCGATCCGACGACATATCCGGCCGTTTCCGCGCTGGAAGACGAAGCAGTCGGGATGCTGGGCGAGATGACCGGATTGGAAAATCCACACGGCTACATCGCCAGCGGTGGCACCGAAGCCAACATTCAGGCGGTTCGGTCAGCGCGAAATCTTGCGACAACGGACACACCGAACGTCGTCGCGCCGAAAAGCGCGCATTTCAGCTTTCAGAAGGCGGCGGACGTGCTCGGGGTTGAACTGCGACTCGCCGAGGTAGATGCAAACCGGCGGGCGAACCCGGATTCGGTAACCGGAATGGTGGACGAGGACACGGTGCTGGTCGTCGGAATTGCGGGGACGACCGAATACGGACGAGTCGACCCGATTCCGGCCTTGGCCGATATCGCCCACGATGCAGGCGCATTGCTTCACGTAGACGCAGCGTGGGGTGGGTTCGTGCTTCCGTTCACCGACTACGAGTGGAACTTCGGCCACGCGGAGGTGGATACGATGGGCATCGATCCGCACAAAATGGGACAGGCGGCGGTTCCGGCAGGTGGTTTTTTGGCCCGCGAAAAGCGCGTCCTGGACGCGCTGGCGGTCGAAACACCGTATCTCGAATCGACCTCGCAGGCGACGTTGACGGGCACCCGCAGCGGCGCAGGTGTTGCGAGTGCATGGGCCGCGATGGACGAACTCTGGCCTGCGGGCTACCGCAAGCAGTACGAACGTTCGCAGGCCAACGCCGAATGGATTGCCGATGCTTTCGAATCCTGCGGCTACGATGTGGTCGACCCCGTTTTGCCGTTGGTCGCGGCCGACGTTCCTCGGGAAACGGTCGAAGCCCTCCAGTCCCGAGGGTGGCGCGTCTCACCGACCGGGTCGGGCGAACTTAGAATCGTCTGCATGCCACACGTTACTCGTTCGATGCTGGAGTCGTTCGCTGACGACCTCGAATCGATTTGA
- a CDS encoding HVO_2922 family protein, which translates to MQSDREYRVGIHPNLQMEVAYTADHAAVTFTVKYRRDGEWEESEHDSERSGQRLTITRDGTPLLEQEISIELLERYGTTLTKFARRFTDLPSGSTEPAEPESWPIAVTQDDGSVVEALRPPTQASFELYEDHAGEWRWRLVHRNGNIIADSGEGYSSKQAAKKGIESVKRNALGAPVEETEE; encoded by the coding sequence GTGCAATCGGACAGAGAATATCGCGTGGGAATCCATCCGAACCTGCAGATGGAAGTCGCATACACGGCCGACCATGCGGCCGTGACTTTCACCGTGAAGTATCGACGCGACGGGGAGTGGGAAGAATCGGAACACGATAGCGAACGCTCGGGGCAACGCCTGACGATAACCCGCGACGGGACACCACTGCTGGAACAGGAGATTTCGATCGAACTGCTCGAACGGTACGGAACGACCCTCACGAAGTTCGCACGTCGTTTCACCGACCTGCCAAGCGGTTCGACCGAACCCGCGGAACCCGAGTCGTGGCCAATCGCGGTCACGCAGGATGATGGGTCCGTCGTCGAAGCGCTCAGACCCCCCACACAAGCATCGTTCGAACTGTATGAAGACCACGCGGGAGAATGGCGCTGGCGACTCGTCCATCGAAACGGGAACATCATCGCCGATAGTGGCGAGGGCTACTCCTCGAAACAGGCCGCGAAGAAAGGAATCGAAAGCGTCAAGCGAAACGCGCTGGGCGCACCCGTCGAAGAGACGGAAGAATAA
- a CDS encoding YqaA family protein: MANAVVLGSFGWLEDAVQHATGWAGLALIAIYSFLISFLLPLPSEVVLFAPLNLGLGEFGQYALIILVSGLGKAGGSVFAFHIGQEAKQSGPVIKALRRSKINIVEWSERKTVELARKWGYLGLAMALCVPFFPDTISIYAFSILEEDYAKFAAATFAGSVGRLLVTIALGAGVIALELPF; encoded by the coding sequence ATCGCGAATGCTGTCGTCCTCGGGTCGTTCGGATGGTTGGAGGATGCCGTCCAACATGCCACCGGTTGGGCCGGATTGGCACTCATCGCCATCTATTCGTTTCTCATCTCCTTTCTCCTTCCATTACCGAGCGAAGTCGTGCTTTTCGCACCACTCAATCTGGGACTTGGTGAGTTCGGACAGTATGCGCTCATCATCCTCGTGAGTGGCCTCGGCAAAGCCGGTGGAAGCGTGTTCGCTTTTCACATCGGGCAGGAGGCAAAGCAGTCCGGGCCCGTAATCAAGGCGCTCCGCCGTTCGAAAATCAACATCGTCGAATGGTCGGAGAGAAAGACGGTCGAACTCGCACGAAAATGGGGCTATCTCGGCCTTGCGATGGCACTGTGTGTGCCGTTTTTTCCGGACACGATTTCCATCTACGCATTCTCGATTTTGGAGGAGGATTACGCGAAGTTCGCTGCGGCGACGTTCGCCGGAAGTGTCGGGCGACTGCTGGTGACCATCGCCCTGGGCGCTGGCGTCATTGCGCTCGAACTCCCGTTTTAG
- the metG gene encoding methionine--tRNA ligase: MSHDDYPTEEPAVVTCGLPYANGDLHIGHLRTYVSGDVLSRALKQLGQQTAFVSGSDMHGTPVAVNAEKEGVSPREFALRHHEQYEATFPKFNIEFDNYGHTDDETNTELTREIVRELEDGGYIYEKEIKVAWDPTEETPLPDRYVEGTCPYCDEHARGDECDEGCGRHLEPGEIENPVSTVTGNPAEYRERTHKFFRVSELQEYLQGFIDRLEGTSNAQNQPREWIEGELQDWCISRDMDWGIDYPGEGAEDLVLYVWVDAPIEYVSSTKQYTERVGSDAYDWEDVWKESGEIIHIIGRDIIQHHTVFWPAMLHAVGYNEPRAVMASGFVNLNDKGFSTSRNRAVWADDYLDEGFDPDLLRYYLSTTGGFERDVNFSWDQFQERVNGELVGTVGNFVYRSLLFAARNYDGAPDAEVSEEVRHRIESAIDDFAAAVNDYSLKDIGDAATSLASFGNEYIQRNEPWKLTDDDPERAEQVIYDCVQLSKALAVLYAPLLPGKAEALWSQLDEDGSVHDATIEDALAAPRGDFGEPDELFGKIEDERVEELNEKLQASIEAATSDDEEDGSETVSDDESTTDDESASDERIGFDEFQNLDLRVGRIESAAPIEGADDLLRLEVDIGSETRQIVAGLKQLHDVDDLEGKNIVVVANLEKAELFGVESNGMVLAAGEQADLLTTHENAEPGTKIK, from the coding sequence ATGAGCCACGACGACTATCCAACCGAGGAACCTGCGGTGGTGACCTGCGGGCTTCCCTACGCGAACGGGGACCTGCATATCGGCCACTTGCGAACCTACGTTAGCGGTGACGTGCTGTCCCGCGCATTGAAACAACTCGGCCAGCAGACGGCCTTCGTCTCCGGGTCGGATATGCACGGGACGCCGGTGGCGGTCAACGCCGAGAAGGAAGGCGTCTCGCCCCGCGAGTTCGCGCTTCGCCACCACGAACAGTACGAAGCGACGTTCCCGAAGTTCAACATCGAGTTCGACAACTACGGCCACACCGACGACGAGACCAACACGGAACTCACCCGCGAAATCGTCCGTGAACTGGAAGACGGCGGCTACATCTACGAAAAAGAGATCAAGGTCGCATGGGACCCGACCGAGGAAACGCCGCTTCCCGACCGGTACGTGGAGGGAACGTGTCCCTACTGTGACGAGCACGCCCGCGGCGACGAATGTGACGAGGGCTGTGGTCGGCACCTCGAACCGGGGGAAATCGAGAACCCTGTCTCCACCGTCACCGGCAACCCCGCGGAGTACCGTGAGCGGACGCACAAGTTCTTCCGCGTCTCGGAACTTCAGGAGTACCTCCAGGGATTCATCGACCGCCTCGAAGGGACGAGCAACGCGCAGAACCAGCCCCGCGAATGGATCGAGGGCGAACTCCAAGATTGGTGTATCTCCCGCGACATGGACTGGGGAATCGACTATCCGGGCGAAGGTGCCGAGGACCTCGTTCTGTATGTCTGGGTGGACGCACCCATCGAATACGTCTCTTCGACCAAGCAGTACACCGAGCGCGTCGGTTCCGACGCCTACGACTGGGAGGACGTCTGGAAGGAGAGCGGCGAAATCATCCACATCATCGGCCGAGACATCATCCAACATCACACCGTCTTCTGGCCCGCGATGCTCCACGCCGTCGGCTACAACGAACCACGTGCCGTCATGGCCAGCGGCTTCGTCAACCTGAACGACAAAGGTTTCTCGACCAGTCGTAATCGAGCGGTCTGGGCCGACGACTATCTGGACGAAGGGTTCGATCCCGACCTCCTGCGCTACTATCTCAGTACGACCGGCGGGTTCGAGCGCGACGTGAACTTCTCGTGGGACCAGTTCCAGGAGCGCGTCAACGGCGAACTCGTCGGCACGGTCGGTAACTTCGTCTATCGAAGCCTGCTCTTCGCCGCGCGAAACTACGACGGTGCGCCGGACGCCGAAGTCAGCGAGGAAGTACGCCACCGCATCGAATCCGCCATCGACGACTTCGCAGCGGCCGTCAACGACTACTCGCTCAAGGATATCGGCGACGCCGCGACCTCGCTCGCCTCCTTCGGCAACGAGTACATTCAACGCAACGAACCATGGAAACTGACCGACGACGACCCCGAACGTGCGGAACAGGTCATCTACGACTGTGTTCAGCTGTCGAAGGCGCTCGCGGTGCTTTACGCGCCGCTCCTGCCCGGCAAAGCCGAAGCCCTCTGGTCGCAGTTGGACGAAGACGGCTCGGTTCACGACGCGACCATCGAGGACGCCCTCGCCGCGCCGCGCGGCGACTTCGGCGAACCCGACGAACTGTTCGGCAAAATCGAGGACGAACGGGTCGAAGAGCTGAACGAGAAGCTGCAAGCGAGCATCGAAGCGGCTACGTCAGACGACGAGGAAGATGGAAGCGAAACCGTGAGCGACGACGAATCAACGACGGACGACGAATCGGCTTCGGACGAACGCATCGGCTTCGACGAGTTCCAGAACCTCGACCTACGCGTCGGGCGCATCGAATCGGCAGCGCCGATCGAGGGTGCGGACGACCTCCTTCGGCTCGAAGTCGATATCGGCAGCGAGACACGACAGATCGTTGCAGGATTGAAACAGCTTCACGACGTGGACGATCTGGAAGGGAAAAACATCGTGGTCGTCGCCAACTTGGAAAAGGCCGAACTGTTCGGCGTCGAGAGTAATGGTATGGTGCTCGCGGCGGGCGAACAGGCCGACCTGCTGACGACCCACGAAAACGCGGAACCCGGTACGAAGATCAAGTAA
- a CDS encoding GYD domain-containing protein: MSTYASLVTIEQNYQNVQELASIWGDIRNELESHEATLEETYAILGEYDFLLIIDAEDRDSAYQASLCIERYGLDMQTMEIIPMEEFATLVNDL; encoded by the coding sequence ATGTCCACATACGCGTCCCTCGTCACCATCGAACAGAACTATCAGAACGTCCAGGAGCTTGCTTCCATTTGGGGCGACATTCGAAACGAACTGGAATCCCACGAAGCCACGCTCGAAGAAACGTACGCCATCCTGGGCGAGTACGATTTCCTCCTCATCATCGACGCCGAGGACAGGGACTCGGCGTATCAGGCTTCGCTCTGCATCGAACGATACGGCCTCGATATGCAGACGATGGAAATCATTCCGATGGAAGAGTTCGCGACGCTCGTCAACGATTTATAA
- the pyk gene encoding pyruvate kinase: protein MRNAKIVCTLGPASNSRSMVRELADTGMTVARVNASHGSRDDRADLIETVRRVDDATENPLAAMLDLQGPEIRTAEIEEPITLETGSTVRFVKGDDATPEEVGLSVAIMNAEPGDSVLLDDGRIETTVERVEDDAVVAHVESGGELSSRKGVNVPGVELDLDVVTEKDRGDLRLAAESDVDFVAASFVRDADDVFEVNKVLEENGADIPIIAKIERRGAVENLEEIVDAAYGVMVARGDLGVECPMEDVPMIQKRIIRTCQQAGVPVITATEMLDSMVHSRRPTRAEASDVANAVLDGTDAVMLSGETAIGDDPVRVVETMDSIVREVEESGEYAETLEQRVPTGDNTRTDAIARSARYLARDIGASAVVAASESGYTALKVAKFRPGVPVVATTPNDHVRRKLALSWGVNAQYTDLGHNVETIIEDGVQAALDAEVAESGDTVVVLSGMMSELDGSDTANMLKVHVASETIATGRGVVRGQVAGPVVRSSTGDLSDLSAGTILVLEPEFDGEFTGDTSNLAGIVDARPGMTGYPALIARELDIPMISGAPLGPEVENGDEVTIDAERGVVYHGDIRSYDRS from the coding sequence ATGAGAAATGCGAAAATCGTCTGCACTCTCGGACCCGCATCGAACTCGCGGAGTATGGTCCGAGAACTGGCCGACACAGGGATGACGGTCGCTCGGGTCAACGCGAGCCACGGCTCGCGCGACGACCGGGCAGACCTCATCGAGACGGTTCGACGGGTAGACGACGCGACCGAGAATCCCCTTGCCGCGATGTTGGACCTCCAAGGACCAGAAATCCGGACCGCTGAAATCGAGGAACCGATCACGCTGGAGACCGGTTCGACGGTTCGATTCGTAAAGGGGGACGATGCGACGCCGGAGGAAGTCGGTCTATCGGTCGCTATCATGAACGCCGAACCCGGCGACTCGGTGCTTCTGGACGACGGTCGAATCGAGACGACGGTCGAACGAGTCGAGGATGACGCCGTCGTCGCTCACGTCGAAAGCGGCGGCGAACTCAGCAGTCGGAAGGGAGTAAACGTTCCCGGCGTCGAACTCGATTTGGACGTCGTTACCGAGAAGGATCGCGGTGACCTCCGTCTGGCCGCCGAATCGGACGTCGATTTCGTCGCGGCGAGCTTCGTCCGCGATGCGGACGACGTGTTCGAAGTCAACAAAGTACTCGAGGAGAACGGGGCAGACATCCCCATTATCGCGAAGATCGAGCGTCGCGGTGCGGTCGAGAACCTAGAGGAGATCGTGGACGCGGCATACGGCGTGATGGTCGCCCGAGGCGACCTCGGCGTCGAATGTCCGATGGAGGACGTGCCGATGATTCAAAAGCGCATCATCCGAACGTGTCAACAGGCGGGTGTTCCCGTCATCACGGCGACGGAGATGCTCGATTCGATGGTCCACTCGCGGCGGCCGACGCGTGCGGAAGCCTCCGACGTTGCGAACGCGGTCCTCGACGGGACTGACGCCGTGATGCTCTCGGGTGAAACGGCGATCGGCGACGACCCAGTTCGGGTGGTCGAGACGATGGACAGCATCGTCCGCGAAGTCGAGGAGAGCGGCGAATACGCGGAGACGCTCGAACAGCGCGTTCCGACCGGTGACAACACTCGAACCGACGCCATCGCTCGCTCCGCACGCTACCTCGCCCGCGATATCGGCGCGAGCGCCGTCGTGGCGGCCAGCGAATCCGGCTATACCGCGTTGAAGGTGGCCAAGTTCCGTCCCGGCGTCCCCGTCGTGGCGACGACGCCGAACGACCACGTTCGTCGAAAGCTCGCGCTCTCGTGGGGTGTCAACGCCCAGTACACCGACCTCGGGCACAACGTCGAAACCATCATCGAGGACGGCGTTCAGGCAGCCCTGGATGCCGAAGTCGCGGAAAGCGGCGATACCGTGGTCGTTCTCTCCGGTATGATGAGCGAACTGGATGGTTCGGACACGGCAAACATGCTGAAAGTCCACGTCGCCTCCGAAACCATCGCGACCGGCCGCGGTGTCGTTCGTGGTCAGGTCGCCGGACCGGTCGTTCGCAGTTCGACGGGTGACCTCTCCGACCTCTCGGCGGGGACGATACTCGTCCTCGAACCGGAGTTCGACGGCGAGTTTACGGGCGATACGTCGAACCTCGCCGGTATCGTCGATGCTCGCCCCGGAATGACCGGTTATCCGGCACTGATCGCTCGTGAACTCGACATCCCAATGATAAGCGGAGCACCGCTCGGACCGGAAGTCGAAAACGGGGACGAAGTGACGATCGATGCGGAGCGCGGCGTCGTCTATCACGGCGACATTCGGTCATACGACCGCTCGTAG
- a CDS encoding DUF7312 domain-containing protein, which translates to MSDWKFDVEEVGDDDDAPRDHPMDEPLEPGSPSAENVLFVVLGALTMLFVLLRLTGLA; encoded by the coding sequence ATGTCCGATTGGAAGTTCGATGTCGAGGAAGTCGGTGACGACGATGATGCTCCGCGTGACCATCCCATGGACGAACCGCTCGAACCGGGGTCCCCCTCGGCGGAGAACGTGCTGTTCGTCGTCCTCGGCGCGCTCACGATGTTGTTCGTTTTGCTCCGATTGACTGGGTTGGCCTAA
- a CDS encoding NfeD family protein, which translates to MASPLDSLPLLLVLAGAGLALAEALIPGAHFIVLGVALLLAGLVALAFPPLAAPFVLAFLVLAFGGLSLYAYRELDLYGGKGTGRTKDSDSLKGTTGRVTERVTPSEGQVKLSSGGFNPHYAARSMDGEIPEGTEVMVIDPGGGNVVTVEPLGHIEDSIDRELARERAKREQETEEL; encoded by the coding sequence ATGGCATCGCCCCTCGATTCGCTCCCGCTCTTGCTCGTTCTCGCGGGTGCGGGGTTGGCGCTCGCAGAAGCCCTCATTCCCGGTGCACATTTCATCGTTCTCGGCGTTGCGCTCTTGCTCGCCGGATTAGTTGCGCTCGCCTTCCCGCCGCTGGCCGCGCCGTTCGTCCTCGCCTTCCTCGTTCTCGCGTTCGGTGGTCTCTCGTTGTACGCCTACCGTGAACTCGACTTGTACGGGGGGAAAGGAACCGGTCGAACCAAGGATTCCGACTCGCTCAAGGGGACGACCGGGCGAGTCACCGAGCGCGTGACTCCGTCCGAAGGACAGGTAAAACTGTCCAGTGGTGGATTCAATCCGCATTACGCGGCCCGCTCCATGGACGGTGAAATCCCGGAGGGAACCGAAGTGATGGTCATCGACCCCGGTGGGGGTAACGTCGTCACCGTCGAACCGCTCGGACACATCGAGGACAGCATCGACCGGGAACTCGCTCGTGAACGGGCGAAACGGGAGCAAGAGACGGAAGAACTCTGA
- a CDS encoding SPFH domain-containing protein, with protein MLPLIPLQSAAAGGIITIVALLFLVLAVVTVWSAVEIVQATEKRALTVFGEYRKLLEPGINFVPPFVSKTYRFDMRTQTLDVPRQEAITRDNSPVTADAVVYIKVMNAKKAFLEVEDYKRAVSNLAQTTLRAVLGDMELDDTLNKRQEINAKIRRELDEPTDEWGIRVESVEVREVNPSKDVQQAMEQQTSAERKRRAMILEAQGERRSAIETAEGDKQSNIIRAQGEKQSQILEAQGDAVSTVLRAKSAESMGERAVIEKGMETLESIGQGESTTFVLPQELSSLVGRYGKHLTGSDVKADNQQLDSLDFDSETRELLGLDDIDEILGQIDEEAEMDVEAMEKEAQAIKEGEDKAQIKSADEVIEEMDSEMEEGAETEMETEVE; from the coding sequence ATGCTGCCCCTAATACCTCTCCAATCCGCCGCCGCTGGTGGGATAATCACGATAGTTGCATTGCTGTTTCTGGTCCTCGCGGTCGTCACCGTCTGGTCCGCAGTCGAAATCGTTCAAGCGACCGAGAAGCGCGCACTGACGGTGTTCGGTGAGTACCGAAAACTACTCGAACCGGGTATCAACTTCGTGCCACCGTTCGTCAGCAAGACGTACCGCTTCGATATGCGGACACAGACGCTCGATGTGCCCCGGCAGGAAGCGATCACGCGCGACAACTCGCCCGTGACCGCGGACGCCGTCGTCTACATCAAAGTGATGAACGCGAAGAAGGCGTTCCTCGAAGTCGAGGATTACAAACGCGCCGTCTCGAACCTCGCCCAGACGACGCTCCGTGCAGTGCTCGGTGACATGGAACTCGACGACACGCTCAACAAGCGCCAGGAAATCAACGCGAAAATCCGCCGCGAACTCGACGAACCCACGGACGAGTGGGGGATTCGCGTCGAGAGCGTCGAAGTCCGTGAGGTCAACCCATCCAAAGACGTGCAGCAAGCGATGGAACAGCAGACTTCCGCGGAACGTAAACGCCGTGCCATGATTCTCGAAGCACAGGGTGAACGCCGCAGTGCGATCGAGACGGCGGAAGGTGACAAGCAATCCAACATCATTCGCGCACAGGGTGAAAAACAGAGTCAGATCCTCGAAGCGCAGGGTGACGCAGTTTCGACCGTCCTTCGAGCGAAATCCGCCGAATCGATGGGCGAACGCGCCGTCATCGAGAAGGGAATGGAGACGCTCGAAAGCATCGGACAGGGCGAGTCCACGACGTTCGTCCTCCCGCAGGAACTCTCGTCGCTCGTCGGTCGGTACGGCAAACATCTGACCGGAAGCGACGTGAAAGCGGACAACCAGCAGTTGGATAGTCTCGATTTCGACTCGGAAACCCGGGAACTGCTCGGACTCGACGATATCGACGAAATCCTCGGCCAAATCGACGAGGAGGCGGAGATGGATGTGGAAGCGATGGAAAAGGAGGCACAAGCCATCAAAGAGGGCGAGGACAAAGCGCAGATCAAAAGCGCAGACGAAGTCATCGAGGAGATGGACTCCGAGATGGAAGAAGGCGCCGAAACCGAGATGGAAACCGAAGTCGAGTAA